A single window of Nicotiana tomentosiformis chromosome 1, ASM39032v3, whole genome shotgun sequence DNA harbors:
- the LOC104113035 gene encoding glucose-1-phosphate adenylyltransferase large subunit 1, giving the protein MDTCCVALKSTAHLGRVSKGGFENGEKEFLGEQIRGSLNNNNLRVNNLSKSLKLEKKESKIKPGVAFSVITTENGKETLTVEAPRFDRRRANPKNVASVILGGGAGTKLFPLTSRAATPAVPVGGCYRLIDIPMSNCINSGINKIFVLTQYNSAPLNRHIARTYFGNGVSFGDGFVEVLAATQTPGETGKKWFQGTADAVRQFIWVFEDAKNKDIDNILILSGDHLYRMDYMDLVQNHIDRNSDITLSCAPAGDSRASDFGLVKIDSRGRVVQFAEKPKGFDLKTMQVDTTLIGLSPQEAKRSPYIASMGVYVFKTDVLLKLLKWRYPTANDFGSEIIPAAINEHNVQAYIFRDYWEDIGTIKSFYDANLALTAEFPKFEFYDPKTPFYTSPRFLPPTKIDNCKIKDAIISHGCFLRECSVDHSIVGERSRLDCGVELKDTLMMGADYYQTESEIASLLAEGKVPIGIGENTKIRNCIIDKNAKIGKDVVIMNKDGVQEADRPEEGFYIRGGLTIIAEKATIKDGTVI; this is encoded by the exons ATGGATACTTGCTGTGTGGCTTTGAAATCAACTGCCCATTTGGGGAGAGTGAGCAAAGGTGGCTTTGAAAATGGTGAGAAAGAGTTTTTGGGGGAGCAGATTAGAGGGAGTTTAAACAACAACAATCTCAGGGTTAATAATTTGTCGAAAAGTTTGAAACTTGAGAAGAAGGAAAGCAAGATCAAACCTGGGGTTGCTTTCTCTGTTATCACTACTGAAAATGGCAAAGAGACGCTG ACTGTAGAGGCGCCACGTTTTGACAGACGACGGGCAAATCCCAAGAATGTGGCTTCAGTGATACTAGGAGGAGGTGCAGGGACCAAGTTATTCCCGCTTACGAGTAGAGCTGCAACCCCTGCT GTACCGGTTGGAGGATGCTACAGGCTAATAGATATCCCAATGAGCAACTGTATCAACAGTGGTATTAACAAGATATTTGTGTTGACCCAGTACAATTCTGCTCCCTTGAATCGTCACATTGCTCGAACATATTTTGGCAATGGTGTGAGCTTTGGAGATGGATTTGTTGAG GTATTGGCTGCAACTCAGACACCTGGGGAAACTGGGAAAAAATGGTTTCAAGGAACTGCAGATGCTGTTAGACAATTTATATGGGTTTTTGAG GATGCCAAGAACAAAGATATTGATAATATCCTTATTTTATCTGGGGATCATCTTTATAGGATGGATTATATGGATTTGGTGCAG AACCATATTGACCGGAATTCTGATATTACACTTTCATGTGCACCAGCTGGGGACAG CCGGGCATCAGATTTCGGGCTGGTCAAAATTGACAGTAGAGGCAGAGTTGTCCAGTTTGCTGAAAAACCAAAAGGTTTTGATCTAAAAACAATG CAAGTAGATACTACTCTCATAGGATTATCTCCACAAGAAGCGAAGAGATCCCCTTATATTGCTTCAATGGGGGTTTATGTATTCAAGACAGATGTATTGTTGAAGCTGCTGAAATGGAGATATCCTACAGCTAATGATTTTGGCTCTGAAATTATACCGGCAGCTATAAACGAGCACAATGTTCAA GCATACATATTCAGAGACTACTGGGAGGACATTGGAACAATAAAATCTTTTTATGATGCTAACTTGGCCCTCACTGCAGAG TTTCCAAAGTTTGAATTTTACGATCCAAAAACACCTTTTTACACATCTCCTAGGTTCCTTCCACCAACCAAGATCGACAATTGCAAG ATTAAGGATGCCATAATCTCTCATGGGTGTTTCTTGCGCGAATGTTCAGTGGATCACTCCATAGTGGGTGAAAGATCGCGCTTAGATTGTGGTGTTGAACTGAAG GATACTCTAATGATGGGAGCAGACTATTACCAAACAGAATCTGAGATTGCATCGCTGCTAGCAGAGGGGAAGGTACCAATTGGAATTGGAGAAAACACAAAAATAAG GAATTGTATCATTGACAAGAATGCAAAGATAGGAAAGGATGTTGTGATCATGAATAAAGAT GGTGTTCAAGAAGCAGATAGACCGGAGGAAGGATTCTACATAAGGGGAGGATTAACCATTATAGCAGAGAAAGCTACAATTAAAGATGGAACTGTCATATGA